The nucleotide window GTGGATGTAAGTGGATCTGTTAGTTCCGATGGATTCTGCAAGCTTTTGGCCCTTTTCATCTTGAATATCTGCGATCACGACTGCTCGTGCGCCATTTTCAGCAAAGGCAAGCACGGTGGCCTCGCCTATGCCACTGGCACCTCCCGTGACGATAGCAACCTTGTCTTGAACCTTGTTCTTGCAAGGTTTTGTAGATGCCATTTTAGCTAGCTTGTTTTTAAGTTTCGCAATGAATTACGTGAAAGATTCAGAATTTAGTTTGTTTATATCAAGAAAGTTACTGTAGATACTTTGACTCCTGGCTACAGCAATGGGACCATTAGATTTTGAAGATCTGCTGTGATGGTATTTGTGATTGtttacagtttttttatttaaaaatatataaaataatatttttttaatttttaaaaattacttttaatattatcacatcaaacaaattttaatatataaaaaaatatttttaaataaaaaaataaatcgcaTAAAGAAAGCTGCACCAATCTTAAGCCAATTGAAAGTCGTACACGTGATTTACAGGTGTTAAATTACAGAAAGTAGCAAGATGCATGCCTGGCAAACATTatcttaaaattgttttttcttatgctacttgtctttttctttgacgtccattcattttcttttttatgttatgttggtcattaatttatgattaattaTGACCGTGAGATGGTATGATTGTGATGATTACAACAATTTTATAGGTGATGGTGGTAGAGATTATAATTGGATGGTATCAGCAGAGTGACGAGGTAGAAATTAATCTATGATATTATGATTTAattattctataaaatattagaaaatctaatgagttgagatattttttaataaaataattgaaattccACACAATTATAATGTACTTTGATGCTATGCCGCGAGATGCTGCGGGTTTGTGACATCTTTATACATTGTCgtggatttataaaaaaaatcatatggaaaaAAACTGTTGtaattcacaatatttttaaagaaaaaactacaaaactaaattctcaactaacttaatattaaaaaaataaaattaaaaaaaacaattctgaaaaaaaccataaaaaataaaataaaataagacaattttggaaaaaaagcaaaaaaaaataggaaaaaaaaacatgtggggaaagttaaagctaaattctcaaccagctcaatattaaaatcatttagaaaaatactgtagcaatctataatGTTTTGTTATGAAATAtacaattgtaattctcaatcagttcaatattaaaaaaataaaatcaacaaagataattttggaaaatataaaaaaaacgaaaggagaaaaaaacatgcatggaaacactgtagcaatctatagtgtttcatgagaaaatatacagttgtaattttcaaccaactcaatattaaaaataataaaaccgataaagataattttgaaaaaaatcataacaaaaaaatcatatggagaaacattgtagcaatcaatggtattttaaagaaaaaactacaaagctaaattttcaaccagctcactataaaaaaaataaattcgataaagataattttggaaaaaaaacacgtagggaaacactgtagcaagataaaaataatgtaggaacacactgtagcaatctacgGTATTTTAAAGaactacaaagttaaattctcaatcagcttaatataaaaaaaataaattgacaaatataattctgaaaaaaatttatatggaaaaacattgtagcaattcacaaataacaaaaaaaaattaaaaaaaaaaaggaaaaaaaataagtagaagtcaattttgggtaaaataacaaaaaaaatgtgtaaaaaaaagggaataaaagcggaaaaaaaaacacgtgcACGTTTTAGAGTTATTAATAATTTTGCATtcatcagttttttttgttattattccTTTTGgaaattgaatatttaaattctatattttttatccatgtataacTCGATCATTTTCAtccattttatattattatgagGATTAAGTTGTAAttaactcaagaaaaaaaaaagcatcagtaCCATATGCTTGGCTTTCAGCACAAAATTTTTCAAACAATAATGTGATTCATCGTTCACGCTAGAGGTGTTGCCACCACCCACTAGCACTGGTGACGCAGTCGCATACCGGGATACCTCGGGGggggggatatatatatatatatatatatatatatatatatatatatataatctttggAGGGCCCAAATTAAGGATCAATATATAAACTACACTAAATTATAGGGactataattaattttctgGAAAGCTGGCTTTTGCATAGTATTCACTCATATAAACTATAAACACTGACTAACTATAatgtgttgaaaatatttttagtttcatcatgaTTCATTCCGATTAAACTTCCTTCCTATTAATCTGGAAGTTCTTCTCAGATATAAGGAAATGTTTCAGTTCCAGAGCTAAAGATTGTAGTTCTCGAACGAGCAATCAAAAAGATTCTGGAGCATCATCAGGTTTAGGTATTGTTCGTCCACTGATCGTAGTATCAAGCACTTCTTGGCGAGCTCTAATATGATCAGATTTATAAGTAAGCATCTCTTGTAAAATATGAGAAACACCAAATCCCTCTAGAGCCCAAACCTCCATTTCTCCTACCAGTTGTCCCCCTTGTTTGGCCTTTCCTCTAAGGGGTTGTTGTGTAACAAGTGCATAATGCCCACTGGAACGTCCATGTATTTTATCAGCAACTTGATGAattaatttcaagatataaGGCTTTCCTATTATAACAGGCTGCTCAAAAGGATCTCCCGTTCTTCCATCAAATATTCTACTTTTTCCCGGGCATTCGGGTTCAAATACCCACGGATTTGCTGTTTGCTTACCGGCTTCATATAATTCAGAAAATACTAGTTTTCTCGAAGCTTCTTGTTCATATCTCTCATCAAAAGGTGCTACTCGATAATGTCTATCTAGCAGACTTCCCGCTAACcctgtcgcgggtgcgcggcgtcgcggcgaatattccacttttaaaatctaggaagtgtgtatggtatctatctggcaaatgtggggagacaagaaaatattgtcttttgttgatAGAAAATGGaataggagtcgccacctagtattttggtcactaggaaccctaactggtctcagagattgggtacggggactggttgcgtaaagggaaggtatcagcaccccaaatacgccctacctaaggtaagctgcattgtttatttgtctgataaaattcaaggtctcattgtgtttcctagttgttggtctatctatggttcaagaaaagtcctcctcaataaggaggtccttatcttatcggtgaaacctaaccgttctcacgtctatgtaaaaaaccatatttttaatatcaggaatacgttttacgtataaattcgtaatcccaaatactaaaagaagacaaaaagattttttagaatttttgaaatattggcctagttctcatggcttgaataaactggtcaTTAAAGCCACAATGCATGCTAATacctatattgtttttgaaactttctttgttgtatgaaaatatgatattatatttatatatatatgttggagagactaggccgtattttaaaacaaaacattttttaattatgtatatttttttttgatattttgacgcagatcgggtattttaatacttgGTTGGTAtccttacagtataaaaatacaaccaaatattaatccactttgataaaaatatgcaggaaaatcaacaatatttttaaagatgtttagaaaattttttaaagcaaaagtcattttttattttgaaaatgtttgatgttttgatgaaaaccgggtattttaataccggatttgtatctttacagtataaaaatacaaaccaatattgatcaaaatacagtaataaacttacataaaaatcacatattttggaaataattttcgaagaaaattattaattttctatatatatctaGATatgaaataatacaaaacaccaataatatacataatatataattgggctgggctgggccagGCCGACCCAATGAATTGGaccggactcagccccaaaatgTGTTGGGCCGATATCGGCCCAAccagaatttttttatcatgggcCGGACCCAGCCCAACCCGCTGGGCTGGGCTAGGATCAGTCCGGCCCACAGGAGGAAACCCATTTTTTGCTGGGCCAGAACCAATCTGGCCCAgcgtaattaaaaaacatggggggaattattttccccccttcctgcatgcagaaggtgcgttctgcatgcaggagaaGGAAACAAACCGAGGCACAAAAAAGGGGGGGGAAGAAGAGCACCTGGCGTGGAGGAGTTGGTGCGTCGCTGGGAGGCCGGTGGTGCTGCGGTGGAGGCTGGTGGCTTCACTGGCGTGCACTGGTCCTGGCTGGAAGGAGCAGATTCCTCTGCTATCGGTGTGGAGGCGTTGCTGGGGCTGTTGAAGCTGCGGTGAAAGAGAAGGTGAGGGAGGAGCTGCTACTGGCTTTGTGTTGATGGGAAGGAGAGGGGACAGTGTTTTGGGACTGCTGGAAGAGAATGAGAGGAAAGGGAGGGGGTTGCCCCGGTTTGGCTTTGCAAGAGAGGGGGTTGTCCCTAGTTGCTGGCTgctgaggggaagaagaaaatcaaagggGAGGGGAGATGTGTGTGAGGGTTGTTCGGCTGTGTGGGTCTGTCTGAGCGCTGAGGCTTGCGGAGCAGAGGGAGAAGaagctggaaaaagaaaaatggttgaaggAAAAAACGGGCAGGAAAAGCTTATTTTGTGCCAACTTTGAGCTCCGTTCCTCCAAACTGCATAGTTCTGGCTGAATGATGTTTCAAATGTGCTCCCTTCTTGCCTTTTCACCATCAGGGGTCTTTCCCAATCTTGTCGGATAAGTTCCATCTCCTCGAGGAAAGGTTGGTGCTTGAATAAACCGACGAAATCAGCTAACCCCAGAGTTCTTGGTGCATACTGCATTCCACCCAACTGCCTTGTTACTAAGGCGGGCGCGTAACTGATGTACCCGGTTACACCAATCAAAGGAACCCATATCTTGCTTCCACAGCTCATTGTGCAGATGGCGTTGTTCATCCATGGTGCTTTCCATTTGAAGTTGCTTCTTGGCAATGCTGCATATTTATCTATCCATGCTTTCTCATCCCAATTCTTCCAAGTCTCATCCATGGTAACCTTTAACGGTCGAAGgtcaaaccaccaaaagttGTTAAAAATGTCCCTTGGTGTTTCGATATGACTGATAATCCATAAATACAACATGGGGGTGCAACATCTCATGGCTCCTTTTCCATGTGTTCTACAGTGGTTGAGTGATAGCATGGTTTCTCCCAAAATGGCTGACGAGGGATTGATCCGGTCACGCTCGTATTCTACGAAGACACTTGCTGCTTCCAAACTGATGACTCCGATCTCGGAGGGGAATAATACTAGCCCAAAAATGGCGAAGGCCACCAACCTGTATCGTTCCTCTCCCAACTTGCCTTCTTCagcatttttcttcattcgGGCTTCAATGACCTTCCATTTAAAACCCCCCTCGGCGACTCTACATTGGCTGATCTTTCCCAAGCCTAATAAACTGATTACTTCTGAAGTTGTGTCTTCAAATCTTCGCCTTAGGTAGATCCTGTGGCTGTTGTTCGGAAAATCTAGAATCCTTTCATATTCCTCCAAAGTCGGTGTCATATCAATGTTCCCAAAGGTAAAACTCCGATAACTAGGATCCCAAAAATTCAGTAGGGCTTTGATTGCTGCTGCTTGTACGGGTAACCTCATTAGTTGTGCAATTCTCCCATATTGCCTTTCGAAAATAGTCTCATCAATATATTCCATAATAGACACTAACTTCCCCAAGTCATTTACCATGTGATTTATCTTGGTAATGCAAGGCAACCTACTAGCATCGATTCTTGGACATTTTCCTTCAGCTACTTGAGTCAACtcagattcttgcccaaactctcgGAAAGATAGGTACTTAGTCATGATTTCGGCTCAAAAACCTGGATTGGTGAATTTAGCATTATTAATCATGATGCGAATGAACGTAAGATAGATATCCTAAGGACAAGTTCTATGTATTACGTGAGAGCACATTGCAAACAGTGAGCATTCAAAAATCTGTCCTACATTCATTCGTGAAGGTACTCCTAATGGGTTGAAGACCATATCAACAGGTCCTCCATCTTGCAAATAAGGCATATCTTGTCTAGGCAAAATTTTGGAAATGATGCCTTTATTTCCATgagttcttctttcttttattttcaccaAGGCATCTTGAAAGTGAATCGTATTCCATGAAAATGATATCTATCTAGTGTGATGTATGGAATATATGACAAAGGTGGAGTGTTGGAGTATTTCTATTGATTGGTCATGTCATATAGGCCCGAGTCAGACATCTAATTGCTTCGATTTGAATTATCCGGAAGATGCCTTAtctatattatatcaaaaaaatggACAATCAAACATATTTCTCGATTCAATAAAAGCTAAAAGGGGTGAATAGAATAGGGAATAGGGTCCCAAATAAggagagatatatatataaaaaacaggtCCGATTACGCCTATTCCTAATCCTAAATGGAATGTAGCGACGGGGGGATCCATATGTAAACATAGTCTTTATTTAGATACGCTCGAATGACCTTTTCTCATAATGAGAATGTATATAAGCCTATTCCGGTCTGGTCCGGTATGAAATGAACTTATAATCATGGAATCGACTCGATTATAGATTATAAGTTCATAACCCTAGCCCATTCCCATTTTGGACGGAACAGATCTACTAATTCTTTGATTCCAGTTAGTAAGAGGGATCTTGAACTAAGAAATAGATTCTAGAAGCTAAAAAAGGGTATCTTGAGCAATTTCAATAATCGGGCTCATTAAAATTCTCGGTATAGTAGATGCTATCACACATACAATCATACTCAATTCGATGTAATTGTTTGATCTTAAAGGGGATCCTCTATAATTTCGCACGTGAGGGGTTATTTCTTGGTTTTGTCCAATCATTAATAACTTGATTATTactgaccttttttttatttaattaaaaagtgaaaagaTCTCTGCTTCGTAAGTAAAgggttattttatctttattatttataattttttattttaagatatattaaattttctatttgaaaataactataattttttgtttttttaccaaaCAGTGCCAAACACTTAGTGAGGGtttatttttgtgatattttttattttttaaacatatttaattaaaaaaatattatgttcgGTATATGAAAAAACATACACGTGGACAGCACATTGCAATCTTATAATATTGCCACCCACGACCCATCACCGGCCATGACCACATAGGTCGGTATCCGTGTCTGATCTCTTCTTTGCTATGGTTCCAACTTCCAACACATCTTTCATGAACGTATAGCCATGACTTACAAACAAGCTCATCGGCAGTCAttgtcattatcattatcaGAAGTCAAAACCCAAATCAAGAATCACTTCACTTTCTTGCAATTAAAGCACTGTATCATACAGACTCTCACTTCTCTTTCTTTCCACCCTCTAAATTAACTTTACAGTGGCCAATCAACCGCCAAACCAACCTGAAAAGGCGGGaattgtttcttctttcttggTCCATAAAAGGAAACTAgatcatcatctttctcactcaattatgaaaattattacattatattaGTAGCATATTATATATACCCTCCAATATTCAAACCtcaacttcttttcttttcttttttaagaaaatgatgtcgaaagatgaaaaggaagaCACTTTATCAATCATCAACACCACAGTCCAAgtccaggtaaaaaaaacacacacaaaaaggcccttcttttttgtttctttttatacacGGGCACGTAAAGAATAAAGATTTCTAATCTTAGATAGAAACCCAGATGGATTTTATGGATCAATGGTTGCTTCAATGATAAATTTCACATATTTGACACTGTTAACATCTGGTTTGTTGTTGGTTATTTATGTGGAAATTGCAGGAGGAAGAGAGGGAACTGGACCTGGGATCTGAAGAGCTTGATCCTCCTTTACCTCCTACTGTTACTTCCCGGGTAATTTctaaatttctgtttttttttaattcattctatCATTCTGTTACTTTTCCCTTTTTGAGGGAGAGGAAGTGCTGCTACCATGTAAATATTGTCAAGGGtaaattgaaatttctttcttgtctaatattttctgttcttttttttctttgactgaggAATGGTACAATGTGATAGTACAAAGGAATGGAAAGGAAAATGATTATCTTTAGGGGTAAAttggagtttttctttttcctgataATTTGAGAGAGGAAATTGTTGAATGTGATGATGTAAAAGAATGGGAAATTGAAaatctgttttcttttcctgttaGTTCAAGAAAGGAAATGGCAAGACTGGTGAATTTACTAGTTTAgtattttggattttgatttcaGGTATTGTATATGTTGGGAGATATAACGGCGGGCCCAGCATATCGGTTTGCACAATGGCTGGAGTTGGTTCGTAAGAGAAGTGACAAGTATCGTGCCTCGGGGTTCCCACGCCGGCCTTACAGGCTCGAAACGATGCCCTCCAGGTCTCCTATTCCCCTCTATCTTTGTCATCATTTATGTCAACCATCAAACTAATTATGGTGATTAGTTCAGATAGACTAAATGCTGGTgctttattgttaattttacttgTGAGGTAGATAGTTAATGAGATTATAATGGGAGCCGATGAGGTAGATTTGCAATTATTACCAAAGACAATTAACCAAGACATTCCACAAAACTGGGAGCTTTTATTAATCTAAGTTATGTGTTTCACTTAAATATTGCCAGTagtttatcttttttgtttgtctGCAGATGTTTATAAGTGATCCTTGGAAATGCTCTTAAGAATTATAAGAATGCATCACCAGCTGACAAAATAAAGTGAAACTTGTCTCACCTAATTGCTTTTCTTATTATCATGTGAAGAAGTGTGAAGTGCCTGCTGTAACTAATGGCAAGAAGCCCTTGATAAACCACCTGCTGGTTTCAGTATAGCAAGTGAATGAGGGGAAAACTTGAGTTGTTCGATGAGCAAACAGATACAATAGCAAGTGTGATTCACATGCTGTCTGTCTCCATTTCCGGAATGATGTTTCTTTTTACCTACTTGTTGTCATGACTACCGTGCAGTGTGGGAGAATCAATTGTTGATTCAAAAAGTCCACCTCCTGAGCAAGCTCCAGAGGTCAGTTTGTGGGAAAGGCTTGGTAAAGCTGCGGCACTGGACATTGAGTCGAGCTCTTTTTCTTGGGACATGCTGTCTTCCCTCCACCACACTGAGCATAGTAGTAGCACCGAAAATTCTGAGGATGAAATGAGTAAAGCCCTTGAAGTATGTGATCCAATTTATAATATAGTTTAAACAGCATCTGCTTTGTGATTTATAATTGTGAAGTCAAAGCACAAAGCCTTTGGAAGTTTGTACATATTCTTCAATGATGTCATCTTGATTCCTATTTTTCAGCCTAATCGGCTATTCGAGCTTCTAAACTAATGCTTGTTTTGGATCTGTTTAACCGAGTTTAACTTATTAATAGCTTAGACAAGTTTTTAGGTTATTTCCAGGATAGGAGTTCTGAGTAAGACTGTTGAGCTGCTATATTTTCCATTATATAGGtatcattgaaagaatattGAGTTTGCCTGTCTGTAGAATAAATTAGAGAAGAAACCAGTGCATCACAGTTTCCTCTCATTGGCTTTCTCAAATTCTCTTTAGCTGTTACATGTAGGTAACTGTAAATTCTGGGGGAGTTGTATTCTTTGCCTTGTTCAACCAGCAAGGAAATGCTGATGCTTTTCACAAGGAATCAGCAGCTGTCATAAAGTTTTCATCTTCAAGGATGGCCACACAATCAGAACGTCTTGGCTATGAATTTGCAAAGTGGTTAGGAGTCCAAACTCCACAGGTTATACTGTCATAACCCAGTAGTTAGTGGTTTTTCTAAGATTGCACTGAagtcttttcttaaaaaatcttgCTCgaacattttcttcttttcttattaatgaTAAACATTCCTGGTGGAATCTTTATAATTGCAGGCTAGAGTCGTTCAAAATAGCAGCCCAGAGTGGCTCCAGATCAAGGAAGCTGCAGAGAAAGCAAGAGTTACAGCAGCTTCAGAAGGAGATGAAGTAGGTGAAGTGACATGTTCTGAGCTTCTGGAAGCTCTTGAACTCAGCCGATGTCTTCTTTTGATGAGGTGAAACTAGAACCTAGATTTGTGAATCATGTTACTATAAAGTGAAATCATAAAATACTTTTGCTTCCTTCCCATCCTGCCTCCTTACCGAATAGGCTGAAAGGGGAACGGCTGGGGAAAGAGATTTCTGTTCTTTGCTATAATCTAATATTGTGCGCGCACATATATCTTTAATGAAATTCGCATGCACGTCTTTAATGAAATTCACCTGTTTAGTGTGTTGGGGTGGCTACACTGACCACAGCTACCCTGCACATCCAATTACTAAGAAACTTAGGGATGCCACATCTAAAAGTTTGAGCTAGCAAAGAGTATCACTTGATATCATCATGTGCCGATTCATCTTTACTAGCATTTCTCAATCAGTTCCCTGGTCCCTACTCCTACTCTATATCACAGTGAGGAGGATGCATGGTTTTTCATATTGCAGGCATTGCAAAGGAGATTGCCTTTTGCATTAGTATTTCAAAGGCCAAAATGTTGTGTGTTTGCAGTTATGTTCATGGATCTCCTTTATTGGAGAGCTCAAATGCATTTGAGCCACGTGAGACTGGAGAAAGAATTGCAGCAGCACTTGGTAGGGTCTTCCTATTGGACCTTGTCATCAGAAATGAAGATAGACTCCCTTGCCGTGAGCTCAGATGGCGTGGAAATCCAGCAAATCTATTGTTGGCTGAGAAAATGACCTCATCAAATGTAAATGCCTTGGAGGTTGCTTTTGATTCTGCAATTAACCGATACCGACCAAAGGTGATTAAAGCTCtacagaaagaaagaagggcAACTTCACTGAATAGCAAGTTTAACACTCATAATCGAGTACCAGGACTTGTATCACAGGGCTCTGATGTTTCTGATATTACAGAATCtccaaaatccaacaaaatgCCAAGAGTCCGAAAATCAGGAGAATCATCGTTTTCTGACCTCATTTCTCATGCTGTGGCTATTGATTCTGGTGTTCCTCGTCGGCCTCCTGCTGAAAAACGCACAAACGACCAGGAAAATTATCCTAAATTGATTGAGCTGCTTCTTAACAGTTCTGATTACACCTCTAATTTGTTATATGAAGTAACGGGAGGGAAATTAGGGGCTCCTCCATTGGTAGGCACTGACTTTACTGATACACAAGTAACAGAAATGGCGTCAGTTGTTCAGGAATTTCGAGGTGGGTTTCGTGCTGCGCTCAGGGATCTGCAAGGTTTCCACGTGTTCCTTCTCACTCTTCACCAAAAACTCGATGGCTTGTTACGAGTTTTATTGAACATCACAAATAAAACATCAGGGGACACTGACAGAGAAGATTTGGTGATCCCCGAGTCACCTTCACATGGGGTTGTTCATTATCCTTCTCCAGCAAGTAAGGAACGCTTTCTTAATGATAACCATTCAGATTTTAGTGATTCAGATTCACAGAGAATGGCTCAAACTCCAAGGTCATCTTTAGGAAGTAAAGAGAGCTCAGATTCTAGTTCTCCCATGTCAAGAGAAAGCTGGCATGGAAAGTTGTCCAAGGGGAGTGGAGAGCCCCTTCGTAGCCCGTGTCTAACGACAAAGCTCCGTGAAATTCTTAAATTTGCCAAGGTCAGAATGTCAATTAACATGGATTTGGAAATCATATGCTTACTAGACATAGATCACTCGTTACAGTGCTTGAAGATGGCAATTCAGAGTCCAACTAGTCAAGAAGCAAAACCTTGGTTccaaaaatgtattttgttttttcttctcgcCCTGATTGTTCTATATTTAACATGTTTTCATAACTGAAAAAATGGATTGGTTAAGTTATCATCTTTCATGCTAATCAGAGGCTGACTCTTGTAACCACTTTATATAACAAGCTGCATATATAACACAATAGCTCACCGACAACAGTGTTAGAAATGTGATTCAGGAATGCCAGAGGCAAAATGGTCCAAAATTTTCAACCATCAATTGCATGAGAAGTCATTTTCATGTTCTACAGATTTTTTCATCTCGTGTAGTTTTAAGAAGAGATAATTGTTGCAATGATGCACCGTACTTCTAGTCTTCTGCATAATTACCCCCTTTAAAGTGAGGAggaaaaaacctagaaaacatGTGTATTAAAGGTCAAAAGAGAACAGGTAGAAATTGATACTTTTGCCACATAATTTCCACGTTGATCAATAGCATGCATCACCGTATTCTGTCAAGTGTAATTAAACTTCGTAAACTCTGAAACTCGATTTGAAAAGAAGGTTATGTGGCAAGGGGAACTGTTTAATTGCTTGATCATTAGGGAGTTACTgtttaatcatcttattttacTAGAATCTGTAATGTGAGAAATGTAAAGAATAATGCCATGTCCCTGTGCTAATTACCAAGCAAATAAAAGACGTCTGAGAAGGGTGAAAAAATGTAGAAACTGCATTGTGTAAGGGAAgcaaaataaagatatttttttatacgagtaaagattttttttgtcattgatcTAACATCTTATTGTTTGACATGCATCATTATATGTTAGGTCGATACTGAAACAAATGAAGAATTAGAACACTGGAATGAAATGCTGAGAAATGATGCTATCAAACTCTGTCAGGAGAACAATTTCAATACAGGATATTTTGAGGGCAGTGATAGTAACTGTGTTGTGGATGCATATGAGTTGAAGGTAATCGATCCATGCATGGTTAAGGTTGCATATCTAAGATGAAGTCaatgttttttgttaatgttttgcTAATATACAAGACAGTTCCTGGGAAagatttattttccttattttaggattttccaattttttttcattataactTACAGGTAAGATTAGAGCACATTCTTGAGAGGATATCAT belongs to Populus nigra chromosome 18, ddPopNigr1.1, whole genome shotgun sequence and includes:
- the LOC133678976 gene encoding dual specificity protein phosphatase PHS1-like isoform X3, producing the protein MMSKDEKEDTLSIINTTVQVQEEERELDLGSEELDPPLPPTVTSRVLYMLGDITAGPAYRFAQWLELVRKRSDKYRASGFPRRPYRLETMPSSVGESIVDSKSPPPEQAPEVSLWERLGKAAALDIESSSFSWDMLSSLHHTEHSSSTENSEDEMSKALEVTVNSGGVVFFALFNQQGNADAFHKESAAVIKFSSSRMATQSERLGYEFAKWLGVQTPQARVVQNSSPEWLQIKEAAEKARVTAASEGDEVGEVTCSELLEALELSRCLLLMSYVHGSPLLESSNAFEPRETGERIAAALGRVFLLDLVIRNEDRLPCRELRWRGNPANLLLAEKMTSSNVNALEVAFDSAINRYRPKVIKALQKERRATSLNSKFNTHNRVPGLVSQGSDVSDITESPKSNKMPRVRKSGESSFSDLISHAVAIDSGVPRRPPAEKRTNDQENYPKLIELLLNSSDYTSNLLYEVTGGKLGAPPLVGTDFTDTQVTEMASVVQEFRGGFRAALRDLQGFHVFLLTLHQKLDGLLRVLLNITNKTSGDTDREDLVIPESPSHGVVHYPSPARSKESSDSSSPMSRESWHGKLSKGSGEPLRSPCLTTKLREILKFAKVDTETNEELEHWNEMLRNDAIKLCQENNFNTGYFEGSDSNCVVDAYELKVRLEHILERISLISEAANTEKPSLITNSLFIGGTLAARSVYTLQHLGITHILCLCANEIGQSESQHPDLFQYKNFSISDHEDSNISSIFGEASDFIDHVESIGGRVLVHCFEGRSRSATLVLAYLMLRKKFTLLEAWNALRRAHRRAQPNDGFAKALLDLDRQLHGKVSMEWQRRKPEIKVCPVCGDNAGLSSSSLKLHLQKSHKKLSSGSVDSAMTMEIQKALDALKMTRSGSVSPTLRPSSPSLEG
- the LOC133678976 gene encoding dual specificity protein phosphatase PHS1-like isoform X4 is translated as MMSKDEKEDTLSIINTTVQVQEEERELDLGSEELDPPLPPTVTSRVLYMLGDITAGPAYRFAQWLELVRKRSDKYRASGFPRRPYRLETMPSSVGESIVDSKSPPPEQAPEVSLWERLGKAAALDIESSSFSWDMLSSLHHTEHSSSTENSEDEMSKALEVTVNSGGVVFFALFNQQGNADAFHKESAAVIKFSSSRMATQSERLGYEFAKWLGVQTPQARVVQNSSPEWLQIKEAAEKARVTAASEGDEVGEVTCSELLEALELSRCLLLMSYVHGSPLLESSNAFEPRETGERIAAALGRVFLLDLVIRNEDRLPCRELRWRGNPANLLLAEKMTSSNVNALEVAFDSAINRYRPKVIKALQKERRATSLNSKFNTHNRVPGLVSQGSDVSDITESPKSNKMPRVRKSGESSFSDLISHAVAIDSGVPRRPPAEKRTNDQENYPKLIELLLNSSDYTSNLLYEVTGGKLGAPPLVGTDFTDTQVTEMASVVQEFRGGFRAALRDLQGFHVFLLTLHQKLDGLLRVLLNITNKTSGDTDREDLVIPESPSHGVVHYPSPASKERFLNDNHSDFSDSDSQRMAQTPRSSLGSKESSDSSSPMSRESWHGKLSKGSGEPLRSPCLTTKLREILKFAKVDTETNEELEHWNEMLRNDAIKLCQENNFNTGYFEGSDSNCVVDAYELKISDHEDSNISSIFGEASDFIDHVESIGGRVLVHCFEGRSRSATLVLAYLMLRKKFTLLEAWNALRRAHRRAQPNDGFAKALLDLDRQLHGKVSMEWQRRKPEIKVCPVCGDNAGLSSSSLKLHLQKSHKKLSSGSVDSAMTMEIQKALDALKMTRSGSVSPTLRPSSPSLEG
- the LOC133678976 gene encoding dual specificity protein phosphatase PHS1-like isoform X5, with protein sequence MMSKDEKEDTLSIINTTVQVQEEERELDLGSEELDPPLPPTVTSRVLYMLGDITAGPAYRFAQWLELVRKRSDKYRASGFPRRPYRLETMPSSVGESIVDSKSPPPEQAPEVSLWERLGKAAALDIESSSFSWDMLSSLHHTEHSSSTENSEDEMSKALEVTVNSGGVVFFALFNQQGNADAFHKESAAVIKFSSSRMATQSERLGYEFAKWLGVQTPQARVVQNSSPEWLQIKEAAEKARVTAASEGDEVGEVTCSELLEALELSRCLLLMSYVHGSPLLESSNAFEPRETGERIAAALGRVFLLDLVIRNEDRLPCRELRWRGNPANLLLAEKMTSSNVNALEVAFDSAINRYRPKVIKALQKERRATSLNSKFNTHNRVPGLVSQGSDVSDITESPKSNKMPRVRKSGESSFSDLISHAVAIDSGVPRRPPAEKRTNDQENYPKLIELLLNSSDYTSNLLYEVTGGKLGAPPLVGTDFTDTQVTEMASVVQEFRGGFRAALRDLQGFHVFLLTLHQKLDGLLRVLLNITNKTSGDTDREDLVIPESPSHGVVHYPSPASKERFLNDNHSDFSDSDSQRMAQTPRSSLGSKESSDSSSPMSRESWHGKLSKGSGEPLRSPCLTTKLREILKFAKVDTETNEELEHWNEMLRNDAIKLCQENNFNTGYFEGSDSNCVVDAYELKVRLEHILERISLISEAANTEKPSLITNSLFIGGTLAARSVYTLQHLGITHILCLCANEIGQSESQHPDLFQYKNFSVN